The Vicinamibacteria bacterium genome contains the following window.
CCGATGAGTTGTCTCGCTTCTCCATTCGGCTCGATGGGAAACTCTTAGAGCTTAGAGTGCGGTTGATTGGCAACTCGTCAGAAGGTAGATTCTTCGCGGTCATTCCATGACACTCAGCGAAGGCACCTTGCTCGGGCCCTATCGGATTCTGGCACCGCTCGGTGCCGGCGGGATGGGGGAAGTCTACCGAGCCAGCGACACGCGGCTGGATCGCACCGTCGCGATCAAGGTGCTTCCGGAGCATCTCTCGAAGAGCGAGGAATGGCGGGCGCGGTTCGAACGCGAGGCGAAGGTCATCTCGCGCTTGAACCACCCGAACATCTGTACGCTTCATGACGTCGGCCGCGAAGGCGACATCCACTACCTCGTCATGGAGCACATCGAGGGCGAGACGCTCGCCGCCCGACTGACGAGGGACGCTCTTGGGCTCGAGAAGGTGCTCGAGTATGGGATTCAAATCGCTCAGGGGCTCGACAAAGCCCATCGTGCAGGAATCGTCCATCGCGACTTGAAGCCAGGAAACGTCATGCTCACGAAGACTGGCGTCAAGCTTCTCGACTTCGGGCTCGCGAAAGAGGTCGCGGCTTCGGCGTCTTCGCTATCGGGAACGAGCGACCCCGATGCGCCGACGGCGCAACGGGCTCTGACAACCGAGCGGACGATCGTCGGGACGCTTCACTACATGGCTCCGGAACAGGTCACGGGCGGACCCGTCGACCACCGGGCGGACGTGTGGGCGC
Protein-coding sequences here:
- a CDS encoding serine/threonine-protein kinase; this translates as MTLSEGTLLGPYRILAPLGAGGMGEVYRASDTRLDRTVAIKVLPEHLSKSEEWRARFEREAKVISRLNHPNICTLHDVGREGDIHYLVMEHIEGETLAARLTRDALGLEKVLEYGIQIAQGLDKAHRAGIVHRDLKPGNVMLTKTGVKLLDFGLAKEVAASASSLSGTSDPDAPTAQRALTTERTIVGTLHYMAPEQVTGGPVDHRADVWALGAVLYEMATGNRAFEGSTGTGVMASILEKEPPPGNMPEGLDAVMRSCLTKDADERFQSVHDVKLQLQWLSTRPSLPAET